The proteins below come from a single Pseudarthrobacter sp. SSS035 genomic window:
- a CDS encoding DUF1761 domain-containing protein, with protein sequence MDWLSHISQINWFAVALAFISSMAIGFVWYLPAVLGKRWMAAIGKTEEDLKNISGGAGIWVPMMFTAALTAVLLAVLISKLGLDNAAAGGGFALVLALVFRAGGHVIHNGFAGRPTTVTLIDSGHDLLAMTVAGAIIGAMS encoded by the coding sequence ATGGATTGGCTTTCGCATATTTCACAGATCAACTGGTTCGCCGTGGCGCTGGCCTTCATTTCGAGCATGGCCATCGGCTTCGTCTGGTACCTGCCGGCCGTGCTGGGTAAGCGGTGGATGGCCGCCATCGGAAAGACTGAAGAGGACCTCAAGAACATCAGCGGCGGCGCGGGAATCTGGGTTCCCATGATGTTCACCGCTGCCCTGACCGCCGTCCTGCTGGCCGTCCTGATCAGCAAACTGGGCCTGGACAACGCCGCGGCGGGCGGCGGGTTCGCCCTGGTGCTCGCGCTGGTGTTCCGCGCCGGCGGGCACGTCATCCATAACGGCTTCGCCGGCCGGCCGACGACGGTCACCCTGATCGATTCCGGACACGATCTGCTCGCCATGACGGTGGCCGGTGCGATCATCGGGGCAATGTCCTGA
- the corA gene encoding magnesium/cobalt transporter CorA, with protein sequence MTIIDNAVYVDGVRSAEPESLEQTFETLAEHGGMAWIGLYRPTAAEMTAVATEFGLHALAVEDAISAHQRPKLERYEDNLFTVLRPARYLDATETVEFGELHIFTGRNFVVTIRHAEMAGVARVRRRLEGRPDLLRHGPEAVLYALLDLVVDDYAPVVAGLENDIDEIEDQLFSGDSTVSRRIYELAREVIQFQRAIHPLPDMMQQLKRGFEKYGVDSELQHSLRDVEDHVERVISRADSFRDLLQNALTLDGTLTANRQNEASAKQNEQVKKISSWAAIFFAPSFVAGVYGMNFDHMPELHWVIGYPMAIALMAGTAGLMYAIFKRKGWL encoded by the coding sequence GTGACCATCATCGACAATGCCGTCTACGTGGACGGCGTACGCAGCGCGGAACCCGAGAGCCTGGAACAGACTTTCGAAACCCTCGCCGAGCACGGGGGCATGGCCTGGATCGGGTTGTACCGGCCCACGGCGGCGGAAATGACGGCCGTTGCCACCGAATTCGGGCTGCACGCCCTGGCGGTGGAGGACGCCATCTCGGCGCACCAGCGGCCCAAGCTTGAACGCTACGAGGACAACCTCTTTACGGTGCTCCGCCCGGCGCGGTACCTGGACGCCACCGAGACCGTGGAGTTCGGCGAGCTGCACATCTTCACCGGCCGGAATTTTGTGGTCACCATCCGCCACGCCGAAATGGCCGGCGTTGCCCGGGTCAGGCGGCGCCTGGAAGGCCGACCCGACCTGCTCCGGCACGGCCCGGAAGCCGTTCTCTACGCGCTGCTGGACCTGGTGGTGGACGACTACGCACCGGTAGTGGCCGGGCTGGAAAACGACATTGACGAGATCGAGGACCAGCTCTTCAGCGGGGACAGCACCGTCTCCCGCCGCATCTATGAACTGGCCCGCGAAGTCATCCAGTTCCAGCGCGCCATCCATCCCCTGCCGGACATGATGCAGCAGCTCAAGCGTGGCTTTGAAAAGTACGGCGTGGACTCTGAACTGCAGCACAGCCTGCGGGACGTGGAGGACCATGTGGAGCGGGTCATCTCGCGCGCCGATTCATTCCGTGATCTGTTGCAGAACGCCCTCACGCTGGACGGAACGCTGACCGCCAACCGGCAGAATGAGGCCAGCGCCAAACAGAACGAACAGGTGAAGAAGATCTCCTCCTGGGCGGCGATCTTCTTTGCACCGTCCTTCGTAGCAGGGGTCTACGGAATGAACTTCGACCACATGCCCGAACTCCACTGGGTCATTGGCTACCCGATGGCTATCGCGCTGATGGCGGGCACCGCAGGCCTGATGTACGCCATTTTCAAGAGGAAAGGCTGGCTGTAG
- a CDS encoding MFS transporter: MTVFNELRMRPATAGRQGWDASTTARLVMAGAVIFTLLVGANLATPLYTLLQANLGLSALGVTAAFASYVLALVATLMLAGHWSDHIGRRAALILAVLAGLAGSWVFSQAENLVALSAGRALQGVAVALATGASAAALRELLPTRPEWATRFTLLATAGGVAAGPVIGGLLSLLPGPTTAPYYVHSLVLAAMLVPLYLLQARPAIKPPVGRRPVLVLAPRRPSVSTEARGAFWLAAAVGFLSFSVFGFCLSLAPAYFAPILQTDSRPLIGALAGMTLAASALSQVLSVRGRFVVPAGLAVLGASVLLLAAAAAWSSPLLLAAASVCAGLGQGVAFRTVFNDVAAKVESSQHAQVISTVYVITYLGSAVPVIGLGWATAVFGLPTAVAGFVVLCSAAALALSAVTLRTALQRRTA, from the coding sequence ATGACAGTCTTCAATGAACTCCGCATGCGTCCGGCCACCGCCGGGCGCCAGGGCTGGGATGCATCCACCACCGCACGGCTGGTGATGGCCGGCGCCGTCATCTTCACCTTGTTGGTCGGTGCGAACCTGGCCACGCCCCTGTATACGCTGCTCCAGGCAAACCTTGGCCTCTCGGCACTTGGCGTCACGGCGGCCTTTGCCAGCTATGTCCTGGCCCTGGTGGCAACGCTGATGCTGGCCGGGCACTGGTCGGACCACATCGGCCGGCGGGCGGCGCTCATCCTGGCTGTACTCGCCGGACTGGCGGGCAGCTGGGTCTTCTCGCAGGCCGAAAACCTGGTGGCGCTCTCTGCCGGACGGGCCCTTCAGGGTGTGGCCGTTGCCCTGGCCACGGGTGCCAGCGCCGCCGCACTGCGGGAACTGCTCCCGACCCGGCCGGAGTGGGCCACCCGTTTCACCCTGCTGGCGACGGCGGGAGGCGTGGCAGCCGGTCCCGTCATCGGCGGCCTGCTGTCGCTGCTGCCCGGGCCCACCACGGCCCCGTACTATGTTCACTCGCTCGTCCTGGCGGCAATGCTCGTGCCGCTGTACCTGCTTCAGGCCCGGCCGGCCATCAAGCCTCCGGTCGGCCGGCGGCCCGTCCTGGTCCTGGCTCCCCGCCGGCCTTCGGTATCCACCGAGGCGAGGGGCGCTTTCTGGCTTGCGGCCGCCGTCGGCTTCCTCAGCTTCTCCGTCTTTGGATTTTGCCTGTCGCTGGCACCGGCCTACTTCGCCCCGATCCTTCAGACCGATTCACGGCCGTTGATCGGCGCCCTGGCCGGGATGACGCTCGCCGCCTCCGCGCTGAGCCAGGTGCTGTCCGTGCGGGGCCGCTTTGTGGTGCCCGCGGGCCTGGCGGTCCTGGGCGCCTCGGTGCTGCTCCTGGCTGCCGCGGCCGCCTGGAGCAGTCCGCTGCTGCTCGCCGCCGCCAGCGTCTGCGCGGGGCTGGGCCAGGGGGTCGCCTTCCGGACGGTTTTTAATGATGTGGCCGCCAAGGTGGAATCGTCACAGCACGCCCAGGTCATCAGCACCGTTTATGTCATCACGTACCTGGGCAGCGCCGTGCCGGTCATCGGGCTGGGCTGGGCCACCGCGGTGTTCGGGCTGCCGACGGCGGTCGCGGGCTTCGTGGTGCTGTGCAGCGCCGCCGCACTGGCGCTGTCCGCCGTCACGCTTCGGACGGCCCTGCAGCGGCGGACAGCCTAG
- a CDS encoding Lrp/AsnC family transcriptional regulator, translating into MSSNPKSIRPASHFEPLDAIDERLLAALVDDARISNKQLAELVGIAPSTALMRTRALSERGIVQGFEAKLSLSAIGRSVQALVAVRLRAHDRDQIDRFTARVPHLPAVLSTFHTSGSVDYLLHIAVASTEDLRDWVLDNLATDPVVGHTETTLVFEHIQGNHGPLPD; encoded by the coding sequence ATGAGCAGCAACCCAAAAAGCATCCGGCCGGCCAGCCACTTTGAGCCGCTGGATGCCATTGATGAACGGCTTCTGGCCGCCTTGGTGGACGATGCACGGATCTCCAACAAGCAGTTGGCAGAACTTGTGGGCATTGCACCGTCCACCGCGCTCATGCGGACCCGCGCTTTGTCCGAACGTGGCATTGTCCAAGGATTTGAGGCGAAGCTCAGCCTCTCGGCCATCGGCAGGTCCGTCCAGGCGCTTGTGGCAGTCCGGTTGCGGGCCCACGACAGAGACCAGATCGACCGCTTTACAGCCCGTGTTCCGCACCTGCCCGCGGTCCTCTCCACTTTCCACACGTCAGGCTCCGTGGATTACCTGCTGCACATCGCCGTTGCCAGCACCGAGGACCTGCGGGACTGGGTCCTGGACAATCTCGCCACCGACCCCGTGGTGGGCCACACCGAGACCACCCTCGTCTTTGAGCACATCCAGGGGAACCACGGCCCGCTGCCGGACTAG
- a CDS encoding Lrp/AsnC family transcriptional regulator: MPTLDPTDLKILLELIHDPRIQIGELAEALGIARNTAQSRVRRLLRAGVLHDGGREIDLEAVGYDVVAFVTIEVTHRELDGVVGALRLLPQVLEVHEISGRGDVWCRVVATDTHNLQSALRQILRIKGVIRTETVLALHTHIPYRTEPLIRRLAQAVPGTPTRPKQLTGRGGGPAEGS, encoded by the coding sequence TTGCCTACCCTTGACCCCACTGACCTGAAGATCCTGCTCGAACTCATCCACGATCCCCGCATCCAGATCGGCGAGTTGGCCGAGGCGCTGGGGATTGCGCGCAACACAGCGCAGTCGCGGGTCCGGCGCCTGCTCCGGGCCGGGGTGCTGCACGACGGCGGCCGCGAGATCGACCTCGAGGCCGTGGGGTACGACGTCGTCGCCTTCGTCACGATCGAAGTGACACACCGGGAGCTGGACGGAGTCGTGGGCGCCCTCCGGCTGCTCCCCCAGGTCCTGGAAGTCCATGAGATCTCGGGGCGAGGTGACGTGTGGTGCCGTGTGGTGGCCACCGATACGCACAACCTGCAGTCCGCCCTCCGCCAGATCCTCCGCATCAAGGGCGTCATCCGGACCGAAACTGTCCTGGCTCTCCACACCCATATTCCTTACCGGACCGAACCCCTGATCAGGCGCCTCGCACAGGCCGTGCCCGGTACCCCAACACGGCCCAAGCAATTGACCGGGCGCGGCGGCGGGCCCGCCGAAGGCAGTTAG